In a genomic window of Tissierella sp. Yu-01:
- the murE gene encoding UDP-N-acetylmuramyl-tripeptide synthetase, whose protein sequence is MKVGVNMNIKELLEPLNIIKEKNFTDDIEIKGIAYHSKRVEKEFIYVAIKGYITDGHKYVKDAERNGAVAVIVEDFVEECALPQFKVANSRESLSKISAKFHNYPSEEMKVIGVTATNGKTTTTYMLNQIYESMGYKTGLVGSVMNKVGEKFVPSELTTPESLDLQKLFREMRDEDISIALMEVSSSALELYRVNDVDYDIVSFNNFSREHIDQHGSFEKYWEAKSSLVRNAKKGSYALLNIDDEHIRTLVDKTDAYVVTYSTRSDEAMIYVKDLELVKGRAKFTVVIKEDYPAFGKIINKNEFEINLGIPGLHSVENAMVATVIALTDGVPVDVIQRGLSDFAGVERRFEYIYERDFLIIDDHFANLKNINVSLETLSQISCNNLHLIYAIRGNRGVTVNRENAEALVAWKDKLKLKEIVGTKSIGSVTSKDTVSEEEEKVFTDIIKSAGIKLTLFDKLDDAINYTLKKTNENDIVLLAGCQGMDNGAKIALDYIHQAKPTIRVEELYKPLRGRASN, encoded by the coding sequence ATGAAGGTAGGTGTAAATATGAATATAAAAGAGTTATTAGAACCATTAAATATTATTAAAGAAAAGAATTTTACTGATGATATTGAAATTAAAGGAATTGCATATCATTCAAAAAGAGTGGAGAAAGAATTCATTTATGTAGCTATAAAAGGCTACATAACAGATGGACATAAATATGTTAAAGATGCAGAGAGAAATGGAGCTGTGGCGGTTATTGTAGAAGATTTTGTAGAGGAATGTGCTTTGCCACAATTTAAGGTGGCTAATTCGAGAGAAAGCTTGTCGAAAATAAGCGCTAAATTCCATAACTATCCTTCTGAGGAAATGAAGGTAATTGGTGTAACTGCAACTAATGGCAAGACGACTACAACATATATGTTAAATCAAATTTATGAAAGCATGGGTTATAAGACTGGACTAGTAGGAAGTGTAATGAATAAGGTTGGAGAAAAATTTGTTCCTTCTGAATTAACTACACCCGAGAGTTTAGATTTACAAAAATTATTTAGAGAGATGAGAGATGAAGACATTTCCATAGCGCTTATGGAGGTATCCTCCTCTGCGTTGGAGTTATACAGAGTTAATGACGTGGACTATGATATAGTATCATTTAACAACTTTAGCAGGGAGCATATTGACCAACACGGCTCTTTTGAAAAATACTGGGAGGCTAAATCAAGCTTAGTAAGGAATGCAAAAAAAGGCAGTTATGCTTTGTTAAATATAGATGATGAACATATTAGAACATTGGTTGATAAGACAGATGCATATGTAGTTACTTACTCAACAAGAAGTGATGAGGCTATGATATATGTTAAAGACTTGGAACTTGTAAAGGGAAGGGCAAAGTTTACTGTAGTCATAAAAGAAGACTATCCTGCGTTTGGAAAGATAATTAACAAAAATGAATTTGAAATCAACTTAGGTATTCCAGGTTTACACTCAGTTGAAAACGCCATGGTAGCTACTGTAATTGCATTGACAGATGGTGTACCAGTAGATGTTATTCAAAGAGGATTATCAGATTTTGCAGGTGTAGAAAGAAGATTTGAATATATTTATGAAAGAGATTTCCTTATAATAGATGACCATTTTGCAAACCTTAAAAACATCAATGTTAGTCTTGAAACATTGAGTCAAATCAGTTGCAATAATCTACATTTAATATATGCAATCAGAGGAAACAGAGGAGTAACTGTAAATAGGGAGAATGCTGAAGCTCTTGTAGCTTGGAAGGACAAACTAAAACTAAAAGAGATTGTTGGAACGAAGAGTATTGGAAGTGTAACTTCTAAAGATACTGTTTCTGAGGAAGAGGAGAAAGTATTTACAGATATTATCAAGTCTGCTGGTATTAAACTTACATTGTTTGATAAATTAGATGATGCTATTAATTACACTCTAAAGAAAACTAATGAGAATGATATAGTGCTACTAGCAGGATGCCAGGGGATGGACAATGGTGCAAAAATTGCTCTCGATTACATACATCAAGCAAAGCCAACTATCAGAGTAGAGGAGCTATATAAACCATTAAGAGGAAGAGCATCAAATTAA
- a CDS encoding DUF5317 domain-containing protein: MFIEPTVLSILIGKLRGGYFRNIENVQIKGWYLLIVAALIQVLLSLFKVSEYLLLFISITYMLIILISLINIKKSYMKLFLIGVILNFIVIFGNGGKMPVSISGIKGIHQETTLPERTYDIKHVALNKDTRFIYLADIILIPRPYPLPKILSIGDIFIMIGTYMFFQVEMKRE, from the coding sequence ATGTTTATTGAACCTACTGTGTTATCAATTCTCATAGGGAAGCTTAGAGGTGGATATTTTAGAAATATAGAGAATGTGCAAATAAAAGGATGGTACTTATTAATAGTTGCAGCATTAATACAGGTATTACTTTCTTTATTTAAAGTTTCAGAGTATTTGCTTTTATTTATATCCATTACATATATGCTGATTATTTTAATAAGTTTAATTAATATCAAAAAAAGCTATATGAAGCTTTTTTTAATTGGAGTCATTTTGAACTTTATAGTCATATTTGGAAATGGAGGGAAGATGCCCGTTTCCATAAGTGGGATTAAGGGCATACATCAAGAGACAACATTACCTGAGAGGACATACGATATAAAACACGTAGCCTTAAATAAGGATACAAGATTTATCTATTTAGCAGATATAATATTGATACCTAGGCCTTATCCGTTACCGAAAATATTAAGTATAGGTGATATATTTATAATGATTGGTACATATATGTTTTTTCAGGTAGAGATGAAGAGAGAATAA
- a CDS encoding response regulator, translating into MANILVVDDSLFMRKMIIQIVNEAGYTVVGEATDGNEALQQYVKLEPDLVLMDITMPYVTGLEGLELIKKVDPNARVIMCSAMGQQSKILKAMSLGASDFIVKPFNKYKVIDTISNALKNK; encoded by the coding sequence ATGGCTAATATACTAGTTGTTGATGACTCTCTTTTTATGAGAAAAATGATTATTCAAATTGTCAATGAAGCGGGTTACACAGTTGTAGGAGAAGCTACTGATGGGAATGAGGCATTGCAACAATATGTTAAGTTAGAGCCTGACCTGGTACTTATGGATATTACTATGCCATACGTTACTGGTCTTGAAGGATTAGAGTTAATTAAAAAGGTAGACCCTAATGCAAGGGTTATTATGTGTTCTGCAATGGGGCAACAAAGCAAGATTCTTAAGGCAATGAGTCTAGGGGCATCAGATTTTATTGTGAAACCATTTAACAAATATAAAGTAATTGATACAATTAGTAACGCTCTGAAGAATAAATAG
- a CDS encoding DUF445 family protein, whose product MKFLIPILVGAIIGYITNWLAIKMLFRPLEEKRIFGLKIPFTPGLIPKERNRIAKSVGEAVGEHILAPDVIAKAIYNDLSNEKLNSWIMDKYNSFKNDSQSMNDMIKTEDKVKIYNLIVLVSKDITDSIFNQIHNSNLKERAVDYIISQSDILLKSVETKEYINKIIIGEIHKIKNDHRKIKDVLSQDSIDNINNILEKNKTNIGNNVKAIFDDSNVQNKLNDSVSRLVEQNISKVITMFISADQISEKILQVVEKYINDPKSNDDYIMLIKNGLNSLLDKELSDVIDQLEPLINEDKINNISSYLIEEIKMTEFSEKLSYKLDNLINSGIIRDEIEGVIKDILVDILNKPFSLLLERLDEDLIKELITLLRSIFDQVMVNELPVLIDYFDVSKIVEDQINGYDVKYTEELILDIANKELKAITWLGALLGAIMGILTPLLQMLQ is encoded by the coding sequence GTGAAATTTTTAATACCTATTTTAGTAGGTGCAATCATTGGATATATTACAAACTGGCTAGCAATAAAGATGCTGTTCAGACCATTGGAAGAGAAACGAATATTTGGATTAAAGATACCTTTTACTCCTGGTTTAATTCCTAAGGAAAGAAATAGGATTGCTAAGAGTGTTGGGGAGGCAGTTGGAGAGCATATCCTCGCACCTGACGTAATTGCTAAAGCCATATATAATGACTTATCAAATGAAAAGTTAAATTCTTGGATAATGGATAAGTATAATAGTTTTAAAAATGACTCTCAATCTATGAATGATATGATTAAAACTGAAGATAAAGTTAAAATCTATAATTTAATTGTTCTTGTAAGTAAGGATATAACAGACTCTATATTTAATCAAATTCATAATAGTAATCTTAAAGAAAGAGCTGTGGATTACATTATATCTCAAAGCGATATACTTCTTAAGTCTGTAGAAACAAAAGAGTATATAAACAAAATAATTATTGGTGAGATTCATAAGATAAAAAATGACCACAGAAAGATTAAGGATGTATTATCTCAAGATAGTATTGACAATATAAACAACATACTTGAAAAGAATAAAACTAATATAGGAAATAACGTCAAAGCAATATTTGATGATTCTAATGTCCAGAACAAACTAAATGACTCTGTTTCTAGATTGGTAGAGCAAAATATTAGTAAAGTAATAACTATGTTTATAAGTGCTGATCAAATATCTGAGAAGATATTACAGGTTGTAGAAAAATATATTAATGACCCAAAATCCAACGATGACTATATAATGTTAATAAAGAATGGATTAAATAGTCTATTGGACAAAGAATTATCTGATGTTATAGATCAATTAGAACCTTTAATTAATGAAGATAAAATAAATAATATAAGCTCTTATTTAATTGAAGAAATTAAAATGACAGAATTTAGTGAGAAACTATCATATAAGCTAGATAACTTAATTAACTCTGGCATAATAAGAGATGAGATTGAGGGAGTCATTAAGGATATTCTAGTTGATATACTTAACAAACCATTTTCATTATTATTAGAAAGATTAGATGAAGATTTAATTAAAGAATTAATTACTCTATTAAGGTCAATTTTTGACCAAGTCATGGTAAATGAGTTACCAGTACTTATCGATTACTTTGATGTTTCAAAAATAGTAGAAGACCAGATAAATGGCTATGATGTTAAATATACAGAGGAATTGATATTAGATATTGCAAATAAGGAACTCAAGGCTATCACTTGGTTAGGAGCACTTTTAGGAGCTATTATGGGTATTTTGACACCTTTATTACAAATGTTACAATAA
- a CDS encoding TSUP family transporter has protein sequence MLAGVDMIYKILFLCLAGFLSAFVDSIAGGGGLISVPAYFMIGFPAHYSLGTNKFSATCGTLTSALSFAKSGKTDKDILKVLLPFTLIGSMTGTYIVMIINSEVLKPIIMAMLMAVGIYSFVAKSVGQEDNFVGVTKKNLIIGSVFAFIMGFYDGFFGPGTGSFLIFGLIKIYGFDFVRASGNAKAMNLVSGFTALAVFAISGKIYYLMGIPMAIFMIVGARVGSRLAIKNGSKIIRPIFIVMSLGVAVKMIYELTLM, from the coding sequence ATGTTAGCAGGCGTTGATATGATTTATAAGATTTTATTTTTGTGCTTAGCAGGATTTTTATCAGCATTTGTAGATTCAATTGCTGGAGGCGGGGGACTGATAAGTGTTCCTGCTTATTTCATGATAGGTTTTCCAGCCCATTATTCATTGGGAACAAATAAGTTCTCAGCAACATGCGGTACTTTGACAAGTGCATTAAGCTTTGCAAAGTCAGGTAAAACTGACAAGGATATATTAAAAGTGTTATTACCTTTTACATTAATAGGTTCGATGACTGGTACATATATAGTAATGATTATAAATTCTGAAGTATTAAAGCCTATTATTATGGCAATGCTAATGGCTGTCGGAATATATAGTTTTGTAGCAAAATCAGTAGGACAAGAGGATAATTTTGTCGGAGTAACAAAGAAAAACCTAATTATTGGATCTGTATTTGCCTTTATCATGGGTTTTTATGATGGATTCTTTGGACCAGGAACAGGTTCTTTTCTTATATTTGGACTAATTAAGATCTATGGATTTGATTTTGTAAGGGCTTCAGGAAACGCAAAAGCTATGAACTTAGTCAGTGGATTTACAGCATTAGCGGTATTTGCTATTAGTGGAAAGATATATTATTTGATGGGAATTCCTATGGCAATATTTATGATAGTTGGTGCTAGAGTTGGCTCAAGATTAGCAATCAAAAATGGCTCAAAGATTATTAGACCAATTTTTATTGTAATGTCTTTAGGTGTAGCAGTTAAAATGATATATGAATTAACATTAATGTAA
- a CDS encoding adenine phosphoribosyltransferase codes for MDLKSKIRVIEGFPIEGISFKDITTLTGDKEAFKVAVDLMVEDLRDKNVDLIVGPEARGFLFGAAVAYGLGVGFVPIRKPGKLPAEITSYEYELEYGKNTLEIHTDAISKGDRVAIVDDLLATAGTVSAAAALIESLGGEVVACEFVIELEDLKGREKLSNYHVNTLVKYDI; via the coding sequence TTGGATCTTAAATCTAAGATTAGAGTAATAGAAGGTTTTCCTATAGAAGGGATTAGTTTTAAGGATATAACAACTTTGACAGGTGATAAAGAAGCGTTTAAAGTAGCTGTAGATTTAATGGTTGAGGACTTAAGGGATAAAAATGTTGACTTAATTGTTGGACCTGAAGCAAGAGGGTTTTTATTTGGTGCTGCCGTTGCTTATGGACTTGGGGTAGGATTTGTTCCTATTAGAAAGCCTGGTAAACTCCCAGCAGAAATAACAAGTTATGAATACGAATTAGAATATGGTAAAAACACATTAGAAATACATACAGATGCTATTTCTAAGGGAGATAGAGTTGCCATAGTTGATGACTTATTAGCTACAGCCGGAACTGTTTCAGCTGCTGCAGCCTTGATAGAATCCTTAGGGGGAGAAGTTGTTGCTTGTGAGTTTGTAATTGAACTGGAAGATTTAAAAGGAAGAGAAAAATTAAGCAATTATCATGTTAATACTTTAGTTAAATACGATATTTAA
- a CDS encoding HD-GYP domain-containing protein, with protein MKLNLKAKVYLTIIAVIAILSFSSLIIYFDVQDLNMMLFWIILSIIVESLLIPMPNDSIGVSVGYAINIASIIVGGPLLATTSSALGFLFRIPKVRGRGYIHTLNLPLYKTIFNISQSIIVTSIISITYLITGGIVGQFSLIPTLLILVFGVVLNTIILSGFLSLFNNQKFMGVWVSNLKGILPSAIAVGTMGIIVALAFIGYGYGAVILFFGPLLLARYSFKLYIEMRNVYLSTIDALNKSLEAKDPYTSGHAARVEKFAVELAEAYNLPYESIQNIKTAAVLHDIGKIGINDGILNKASKLTSEEYEQIMRHPAIGADIISKVDFLKSITGIIKHHHERYDGKGYPDGLAGKDIPIEACILTIADSYDAMTTDRPYRKALTREEAIEEIRKNSGTQFHPGLSEKFISIMCD; from the coding sequence ATGAAGTTAAATCTAAAAGCAAAAGTATATTTAACAATAATAGCTGTAATTGCAATATTATCATTCTCCTCATTGATTATATACTTTGATGTTCAAGACTTAAATATGATGTTATTTTGGATTATCTTATCTATTATTGTTGAATCATTATTAATACCTATGCCTAATGATTCAATCGGTGTCTCAGTAGGGTATGCAATTAATATAGCTTCAATAATAGTCGGTGGACCGCTATTAGCGACAACTTCATCAGCATTGGGATTTTTATTTAGAATCCCCAAGGTAAGAGGTAGGGGATATATACATACACTAAATCTTCCGTTATATAAAACAATTTTTAATATATCACAGAGTATAATAGTAACTTCAATAATTTCCATTACTTATCTTATAACTGGGGGGATTGTAGGACAATTTTCGTTAATACCAACATTATTGATCTTAGTATTTGGTGTAGTATTAAATACTATAATTTTGTCCGGATTTTTATCATTATTTAATAATCAAAAGTTTATGGGAGTATGGGTGTCAAATCTAAAAGGAATTTTGCCTAGCGCAATTGCAGTTGGTACAATGGGTATCATTGTTGCTCTAGCATTTATAGGTTATGGATACGGCGCTGTTATATTATTCTTTGGACCACTTTTATTGGCTAGGTATTCCTTTAAACTGTATATAGAAATGAGAAATGTATATTTATCTACTATAGACGCATTAAATAAGTCTTTGGAAGCAAAAGATCCATATACAAGTGGACATGCTGCCAGAGTAGAAAAATTTGCAGTAGAGCTTGCAGAAGCGTATAATTTACCTTATGAAAGTATTCAAAATATAAAAACTGCAGCAGTATTACATGATATTGGGAAAATAGGTATTAATGATGGAATATTAAATAAAGCATCTAAACTAACAAGTGAAGAGTATGAACAAATCATGCGTCATCCGGCCATAGGGGCTGATATAATTAGCAAGGTAGATTTTTTAAAGAGCATTACAGGAATTATCAAACATCATCATGAAAGATATGATGGTAAAGGATATCCAGATGGATTAGCTGGTAAGGATATTCCAATAGAGGCCTGTATATTGACTATTGCTGATTCCTATGATGCAATGACTACTGATAGACCATATAGAAAAGCACTAACTAGAGAAGAAGCAATCGAAGAAATAAGAAAGAATTCGGGGACACAATTTCATCCAGGGTTATCAGAAAAGTTTATATCCATAATGTGCGATTAA
- the glmS gene encoding glutamine--fructose-6-phosphate transaminase (isomerizing) encodes MCGIVGYVGEKLATDVILEGLQKLEYRGYDSSGVAILGSGKLKFRKIAGRLSNLISSVEENPVEGTIGIGHTRWATHGAPSDVNAHPHTNEDGTIAVVHNGIIENYMTLKNELIEKGYNFESDTDTEIVAKLLDMYYEGDLLQAVFKMVKRLKGAYALGIVSSNNPDELIAVRKESPLILGVGDDELFVASDIPAILNRTRKVIYLENNDIVKLTREGYTIYNVDRNVVEREVKEILWDVEAATKEGYDHFMIKEINQQSSVIKDTLFRRLDDKGNIYLENVNIDSKYLTTINKIYIVACGTAYHAGLIGKHILEKFLNLHVIIDIASEFRYGNNFVDDKTLMIVVSQSGETADTLAALRLAKSKGARILSITNVVGSTVARESDDIFYTWAGPEIAVASTKAYTTQLTAFYMISLYFGKLKGTLGDEIYNEILSELKSLPAKVKAAIEESEKVAREIAEKIKNKRSLFYIGRGLDYYTAMEGALKLKEISYIQAEAFAAGELKHGSIALIEKDTPVIAIATQRDLYEKTVSNIKEVKARGAYTIGITRVSNKDLENVCDSVIYLDETYDIFMPLLSVISPQLLAYYAAVERGNDVDKPRNLAKSVTVE; translated from the coding sequence ATGTGTGGAATCGTAGGTTATGTAGGTGAAAAGTTAGCAACTGATGTTATCCTTGAGGGACTTCAAAAGTTAGAATACAGAGGTTATGATTCATCTGGTGTGGCTATTTTAGGTTCAGGGAAACTAAAATTTAGAAAGATTGCTGGTAGACTATCAAATTTAATTTCTAGTGTTGAAGAAAACCCAGTTGAGGGTACTATAGGAATAGGACATACAAGATGGGCTACCCATGGAGCACCTTCGGATGTAAATGCACATCCACATACAAACGAGGATGGTACTATAGCTGTAGTTCATAATGGGATAATTGAAAATTATATGACGTTGAAAAATGAATTAATTGAAAAGGGATATAACTTTGAATCTGATACTGATACTGAAATTGTGGCAAAACTTTTAGATATGTATTACGAAGGAGATTTACTACAGGCTGTATTTAAGATGGTAAAAAGATTGAAGGGTGCATATGCATTGGGAATAGTATCAAGTAACAACCCTGATGAACTTATTGCAGTCAGAAAAGAAAGTCCGTTGATTCTAGGAGTTGGTGATGATGAGCTATTTGTTGCATCAGATATTCCAGCAATATTAAACAGAACAAGAAAAGTTATATATCTGGAAAACAACGATATTGTTAAATTAACTAGAGAAGGATATACAATCTACAATGTTGATAGAAACGTAGTTGAAAGAGAAGTTAAGGAAATTCTTTGGGATGTTGAAGCGGCCACTAAAGAAGGTTATGACCATTTTATGATAAAGGAAATCAATCAACAGTCTAGTGTTATAAAGGATACATTGTTTAGGAGATTAGATGATAAAGGTAATATATACCTAGAAAATGTTAATATTGATAGTAAGTATTTAACAACTATTAATAAAATATATATAGTTGCATGTGGTACTGCATATCATGCAGGTCTTATAGGAAAGCATATCCTTGAGAAGTTTTTGAATTTACATGTAATTATTGATATTGCCTCTGAGTTTAGATATGGCAACAATTTCGTAGATGATAAAACTTTAATGATAGTAGTGAGTCAATCAGGAGAAACTGCAGATACTCTGGCTGCTTTAAGATTGGCAAAGAGCAAAGGAGCAAGGATTCTATCAATTACAAATGTAGTAGGTAGTACAGTTGCGCGTGAGTCAGATGATATATTCTATACTTGGGCCGGTCCTGAAATAGCTGTAGCTTCAACAAAGGCTTATACTACTCAACTTACTGCATTTTATATGATTTCATTATACTTTGGAAAACTAAAGGGAACTCTTGGAGACGAAATATATAATGAAATATTATCAGAATTAAAGAGCTTACCAGCAAAGGTTAAGGCCGCCATCGAAGAATCAGAAAAAGTAGCAAGGGAAATAGCAGAGAAAATCAAGAATAAGCGATCATTATTCTATATAGGTAGAGGATTGGATTATTATACTGCTATGGAAGGTGCTCTTAAACTAAAAGAAATATCCTATATCCAGGCAGAAGCATTTGCTGCAGGTGAACTAAAGCACGGTTCAATAGCTCTTATAGAGAAAGATACTCCTGTAATAGCCATAGCTACCCAGCGAGATTTATATGAAAAGACTGTATCCAATATAAAGGAAGTTAAAGCTAGAGGGGCCTATACAATAGGGATTACAAGAGTAAGTAATAAAGACTTGGAAAATGTATGTGATAGTGTAATTTATCTTGATGAAACATATGATATATTTATGCCTCTATTATCTGTAATATCCCCACAGCTATTAGCATACTATGCAGCAGTGGAAAGGGGTAATGACGTAGATAAGCCACGTAACTTAGCTAAAAGTGTTACTGTAGAATAA
- a CDS encoding LacI family DNA-binding transcriptional regulator, which produces MKKGSVTIKDVAERCGVSPSTVSRVISKSPRISKATTERILAVMDELGYYPNAIARSLARNKTGTIGVIMPTTSEEVFLNPFFPEAMRGITKAAAKTDYDILLSSNSEKDEELKVIQNFIRSSKVDGIVLMSSKLNDECIEYLCEINFPFSLIGTPHVHSERVNHVDNDNIMAAYELTQHLRDIGKKKIAMIAGDEQLTMTHDRVNGYKRAIDENNLVFNKDLLFTGSFDEETGNKYGKIIAKLDEQPDAVIITDDLVAFGAVRAFEDLGVRIPDDIAIASFNNSVLSRYSSIPLTSVDVNAVSLGYSSVELLVDAIDNNVRGRKIVVPYTIHRRKSTEILMESRG; this is translated from the coding sequence ATGAAAAAAGGTTCGGTAACTATAAAGGATGTAGCAGAAAGATGCGGTGTATCTCCATCTACAGTATCGAGGGTAATATCTAAGAGTCCAAGAATTAGCAAGGCAACTACAGAAAGAATCCTAGCAGTTATGGATGAGCTTGGATATTATCCTAATGCAATAGCAAGGTCTTTAGCAAGAAACAAAACTGGAACAATAGGTGTCATAATGCCTACTACATCTGAGGAGGTATTCTTAAATCCTTTCTTTCCAGAGGCTATGAGGGGCATTACAAAGGCGGCAGCAAAGACGGATTATGATATACTTTTATCGTCTAATTCCGAAAAAGATGAGGAGTTAAAAGTTATACAAAATTTCATAAGAAGTTCAAAGGTTGACGGAATAGTACTTATGAGCAGTAAATTGAATGATGAGTGTATAGAATATCTTTGTGAAATTAATTTTCCATTCTCCTTAATAGGAACACCTCATGTTCACTCAGAACGTGTAAATCATGTAGATAATGATAATATCATGGCTGCATACGAATTGACCCAGCATCTAAGAGATATTGGAAAGAAAAAAATTGCGATGATAGCTGGAGATGAACAGCTTACAATGACTCATGATAGAGTCAATGGCTATAAAAGAGCCATAGATGAAAATAACTTAGTATTTAATAAAGATTTGTTGTTTACAGGAAGTTTCGATGAAGAGACCGGTAACAAATATGGAAAGATAATTGCTAAATTAGATGAACAACCAGATGCTGTTATTATAACTGATGATCTTGTAGCTTTTGGAGCAGTAAGAGCATTTGAGGACTTAGGTGTTAGAATTCCAGATGATATTGCCATCGCAAGCTTCAACAATAGTGTATTATCCAGATATTCAAGTATTCCTCTCACTTCTGTTGATGTCAATGCAGTATCTTTAGGATATAGCTCGGTTGAACTTTTAGTAGATGCTATAGATAATAATGTTCGAGGAAGAAAAATAGTAGTACCTTATACAATACATAGAAGAAAGTCAACTGAAATCTTGATGGAGAGCAGAGGATAA